Proteins encoded within one genomic window of Companilactobacillus sp.:
- a CDS encoding ParB/RepB/Spo0J family partition protein — protein MASSKNKKGLGKGIDAIFSEFEAIDENSETVVDLNLDEIRPNPYQPRKTFDEHALNELAKSIDQNGVFQPIIVRESVNGFEIIAGERRFRASKIAKKTTIPAIVRPLSESGMMEIAVLENLQREDLTPLEEADAYQTLISKLNLTQEQVSQRLGKSRPYIANYLRLLNLPESTKQLVQSGALSMGQARTLLSLKDPDQIEKLAQKAVDEDLTVRQLEQLATDSKQDSKKKKKAPKAKSPFVKATENRLVEKFDTQVAVKTGRNGHGKLEIDFNNTDDLNRILDILGIQID, from the coding sequence ATGGCATCAAGCAAAAATAAAAAAGGCTTAGGAAAAGGCATCGACGCCATCTTTTCCGAATTCGAAGCTATCGATGAAAACAGCGAAACAGTTGTAGACCTCAATTTAGATGAAATCAGACCTAACCCTTATCAACCTAGAAAAACTTTTGACGAACATGCCTTAAATGAATTGGCAAAGTCGATCGACCAAAATGGTGTTTTTCAACCAATTATTGTTCGTGAAAGCGTCAATGGATTTGAGATCATTGCTGGTGAAAGAAGATTTCGTGCTAGCAAGATCGCCAAAAAGACAACGATTCCTGCAATCGTTCGTCCACTAAGCGAATCAGGCATGATGGAAATCGCGGTGCTAGAAAACTTGCAACGTGAAGACTTAACGCCACTTGAAGAAGCAGACGCTTATCAAACTTTGATCAGCAAATTGAATCTGACTCAAGAACAAGTCTCGCAACGACTTGGCAAAAGTCGACCATACATTGCTAATTATTTGAGATTATTGAATTTGCCAGAATCAACTAAGCAATTGGTTCAAAGCGGCGCTCTTTCAATGGGGCAAGCTAGAACTTTATTGAGTTTAAAAGATCCCGACCAGATTGAAAAATTAGCTCAAAAAGCCGTTGATGAAGATTTAACTGTTCGTCAATTGGAACAATTAGCGACTGATTCAAAACAAGATAGTAAAAAGAAGAAAAAGGCTCCTAAGGCCAAATCACCTTTTGTCAAAGCAACTGAAAATAGATTGGTTGAAAAATTCGATACTCAAGTCGCAGTTAAAACTGGTCGTAACGGCCATGGTAAGTTGGAAATCGACTTTAACAATACCGATGACTTGAATCGTATTTTAGACATATTAGGAATCCAAATAGATTAG
- a CDS encoding ParA family protein — protein MARKISIANQKGGVGKTTTTINLGACLTNMGQRVLIVDVDPQGNATSGLGIKKANVEKDVYDVLVNEFPLKDTIIHSKHDNLDIVPATIQLAGAEMELTSMMARETRLKAGIDTIDDQYDFILIDCPPSLGQLSTNAFTASDSILIPVQSEYYALEGLSQLLNTIRLVQKHFNSNLEIEGVLLTMLDSRTNLGKQVVDEVKSYFGDKVYKSIVPRNTRLAEAPSYGLPIIDFDDRSRGAEAYIALAKEVLKRNGIKQK, from the coding sequence ATGGCACGAAAAATATCCATTGCAAATCAAAAAGGTGGTGTTGGTAAAACCACTACAACCATTAATTTGGGCGCATGTTTAACTAACATGGGACAACGTGTTTTGATCGTTGATGTCGATCCACAGGGAAATGCTACTAGTGGTTTAGGTATTAAAAAAGCCAACGTTGAAAAAGATGTCTATGACGTCTTGGTCAATGAATTTCCACTCAAAGATACGATCATACATTCAAAACATGACAACTTAGATATTGTCCCTGCCACGATTCAATTAGCTGGTGCAGAAATGGAATTGACCTCAATGATGGCTCGTGAGACTCGTCTTAAAGCTGGGATCGATACGATCGATGATCAATACGATTTCATCTTGATCGACTGTCCACCTTCATTAGGTCAACTATCAACTAATGCTTTTACAGCCAGCGACTCAATTCTTATTCCAGTTCAAAGCGAGTACTATGCGCTTGAAGGATTAAGTCAATTATTAAATACCATCCGTTTGGTTCAAAAACACTTTAATTCTAATTTAGAAATCGAAGGTGTTTTATTAACCATGCTGGATTCTAGAACTAACTTAGGAAAACAAGTTGTCGACGAAGTTAAGTCATACTTTGGCGATAAAGTTTATAAATCAATCGTTCCTAGAAATACAAGATTGGCAGAAGCCCCTAGTTATGGACTACCAATCATCGATTTTGATGATCGTTCTCGTGGTGCGGAGGCTTATATCGCATTAGCCAAGGAGGTACTAAAGCGTAATGGCATCAAGCAAAAATAA
- a CDS encoding ParB/RepB/Spo0J family partition protein has translation MAKSTEEENNAGVTETTQNNSAQTNNTDKTEDEKSKKKVSDNGTRGRVIRVSLDKIIPNRYQPRTEFDKESIDELSQTISEHGLLQPMVVRSYEDGKYEIIAGERRFRALKKLNWHKVPVIVKELDDEETASMALIENVQRENLNPVEEARAYRKVLDAEKITQSELAKRMSKSQSYVANKLRLLALSDKVLEELANEKISTRHGRELLRLSDKNQQDDALNKILKDSLNVKETKKLVDSYLDKPEEPRAEKPTEKPAESTEDDSKETPVETKPKTKPGQYNVNTTIDEVKQNIAKMKKNGTSVSFVEDKKKGFYEIDIRIHDDELEE, from the coding sequence TTGGCTAAATCAACAGAAGAAGAAAATAACGCAGGAGTAACAGAAACAACGCAAAATAATTCTGCTCAAACAAACAATACCGATAAAACGGAAGATGAAAAATCTAAGAAAAAAGTTAGCGACAACGGTACTCGTGGTCGTGTGATCAGAGTTAGTTTAGATAAGATCATTCCTAACCGTTATCAACCTCGTACTGAGTTTGATAAAGAGAGTATCGATGAACTTTCTCAAACAATTAGCGAACACGGATTGTTGCAACCAATGGTCGTTCGTTCATACGAAGATGGCAAATATGAAATTATCGCTGGTGAAAGACGTTTTCGTGCACTGAAAAAATTAAACTGGCATAAGGTTCCCGTTATCGTTAAGGAATTGGATGATGAAGAGACTGCCTCAATGGCGTTGATCGAAAACGTTCAAAGAGAAAACTTGAATCCAGTTGAAGAAGCTAGAGCTTATCGTAAAGTTTTGGATGCTGAAAAAATCACCCAGTCAGAATTAGCTAAACGTATGAGCAAGAGTCAATCATATGTCGCTAACAAATTGCGTTTGTTGGCATTGAGCGACAAAGTGCTTGAAGAATTAGCTAATGAAAAAATCAGCACTCGTCATGGTCGTGAATTGTTGAGATTATCCGACAAAAACCAACAAGACGATGCTTTAAATAAGATTTTGAAGGATAGCTTAAATGTTAAGGAGACTAAGAAATTAGTTGACTCATACTTGGACAAGCCCGAAGAACCAAGGGCTGAAAAACCAACTGAGAAACCTGCTGAATCAACTGAGGATGATTCAAAAGAAACTCCAGTTGAAACTAAGCCAAAGACAAAGCCTGGTCAATACAATGTCAATACAACAATTGACGAAGTCAAACAAAACATTGCTAAGATGAAGAAAAACGGTACATCAGTAAGTTTTGTTGAAGACAAGAAAAAAGGCTTCTATGAGATTGACATCAGAATTCATGATGACGAACTTGAGGAATAA
- the rsmG gene encoding 16S rRNA (guanine(527)-N(7))-methyltransferase RsmG, giving the protein MKPEEFYQALSKRGIELNNTQKGQFEDYFHELVETNKVMNLTSITEKEQVYLKHFYDSLILDFFDEGLLTDELTLCDVGSGAGFPSIPLKIVNPNLKITIIDSLNKRINFLKGLVDKLGLENVSLVHGRAEELGQNKQYRENFDLVTARAVASMTVLTELCLPFVKKGGQFIAMKADKADEELQEATYAIALLGGKVEKQESFALPNDEGLRNLVFVDKTKETPNKYPRKPGTPSKKPLVKK; this is encoded by the coding sequence ATGAAACCCGAAGAATTTTATCAAGCATTATCCAAAAGAGGAATCGAATTAAACAATACTCAAAAAGGTCAATTTGAAGATTATTTTCATGAGTTAGTTGAAACCAACAAAGTAATGAACCTAACTTCAATCACTGAAAAAGAGCAAGTTTACTTGAAGCATTTTTATGATTCATTGATCTTAGATTTCTTTGACGAGGGCTTGTTGACGGACGAATTGACATTATGCGATGTCGGGTCTGGAGCAGGTTTTCCATCTATTCCTCTCAAAATTGTTAATCCTAATTTGAAGATCACCATTATTGACTCATTGAACAAACGAATCAACTTTTTAAAAGGATTGGTTGATAAGTTGGGTTTGGAAAATGTTTCCTTAGTTCATGGTCGTGCTGAAGAATTAGGACAAAATAAACAATACCGTGAAAACTTTGATCTTGTGACTGCCCGCGCAGTTGCATCGATGACGGTCTTAACTGAATTGTGTCTGCCATTTGTGAAAAAAGGCGGTCAATTTATTGCGATGAAGGCAGATAAGGCTGACGAAGAATTACAAGAAGCTACGTATGCAATCGCATTGCTCGGTGGAAAAGTGGAGAAACAAGAATCATTTGCATTGCCAAATGACGAAGGTCTGCGTAATTTAGTCTTTGTAGACAAAACTAAAGAGACTCCAAATAAATATCCTAGAAAACCAGGGACACCATCGAAGAAGCCGTTAGTTAAAAAGTAG
- a CDS encoding acyltransferase yields the protein MVKIVAASFVILSHSCEKILQMANGSIHWTVGNFVTEFTSIDVPLFFMVSGALILNSRKTADLKYVMKHRMIRLILPFLVWSVLSVIFIQLLSNYFNGRDVLKSVIYLYNQPVLVSYWFMYALISFYLLSPILKPIVDHINDETMYYLIGLWFVTNIVFNSLAVALPAQIGRIFAAYSFGDLTFLVGNIGYFFVGYVLFKKDIKIKHLYTTFGFAMALMLLSNYVSNLQQLGSWQYLAFLAPILKPIVAALAFLVFKSLDDFLQTKNTKWLRVIEPVTFGTYLTHGIIMKFLSNYIDPIHFFITFILTTLIAFVLVYLIRKIPVVGEKIT from the coding sequence TTGGTCAAGATCGTTGCTGCTAGCTTCGTGATCTTGTCCCATTCGTGTGAAAAAATTTTACAGATGGCAAATGGTTCGATCCATTGGACAGTTGGTAACTTTGTAACTGAATTTACGTCCATTGATGTTCCATTATTTTTTATGGTCAGTGGGGCATTGATCTTGAACAGTCGGAAGACGGCTGATCTGAAATACGTAATGAAGCATCGAATGATCAGACTGATCTTACCGTTTTTAGTTTGGTCAGTCTTGAGTGTTATTTTCATTCAATTGTTGAGTAACTATTTCAATGGACGGGATGTACTGAAAAGTGTGATTTATTTGTATAATCAGCCAGTATTGGTAAGTTACTGGTTCATGTATGCATTGATCTCGTTTTACTTATTATCGCCAATTTTAAAACCAATTGTTGACCATATTAACGATGAAACCATGTATTACTTGATTGGACTATGGTTCGTTACCAATATCGTCTTTAATTCATTAGCAGTCGCCTTGCCAGCTCAAATAGGTAGAATTTTTGCAGCCTATTCATTTGGTGATTTAACGTTTTTAGTTGGTAATATCGGCTACTTCTTTGTTGGATATGTCCTATTTAAAAAAGATATTAAGATCAAGCATTTATATACAACGTTTGGATTTGCAATGGCGTTGATGCTATTGAGTAACTATGTGTCTAACTTGCAACAACTAGGTTCGTGGCAGTATTTAGCATTCTTAGCACCAATCTTGAAACCAATCGTAGCAGCTTTAGCATTCTTGGTTTTCAAATCATTGGATGATTTTCTGCAAACAAAGAACACTAAGTGGCTACGGGTGATTGAGCCAGTCACGTTTGGAACTTATTTGACTCACGGAATCATCATGAAATTCCTATCAAATTATATTGATCCAATTCATTTTTTCATAACATTTATTTTGACGACTTTAATAGCCTTTGTATTGGTGTATCTAATCAGAAAAATCCCAGTTGTGGGAGAAAAAATCACTTAA
- a CDS encoding aminopeptidase C: protein MTKEINKASLADFHENLNHDVSNNALRHAVAEVGIYKAAQNIEAKSKLNPAFNVEVPTGKVTNQKRSGRCWLFSTLTNLRTEFATRYNVKDFELSENYLSFYDRLEKANYFFQNIIQTADMPLTDRKVNWLFASPSGDGGQWQYGANLIKKYGVVPSYAMPETVASENTSEFNSTLNNLLRKDGMEIRQMIKDSQPTDERVQEMLSDVYRICVYSFGQPPVDFELSIKDDNGKMIEDPSITPKDFFKNYFAIDLNDYISVMNSPQTSKKYNQSYTIDTQGNIVGGEAEKFFNLPIERLKELTIQQLKANDTVWFGNDVGKQSERSKGLLFGDLYQYDQLFGIDTKLDKGDALDTRNASVSHAMVFTGVNLINDAPNRWKVENSWGEANGDKGYFTMDDKWFDENVYEVVINKKYLTSDELAAFDQEPIVLPAWDAME, encoded by the coding sequence TTGACGAAAGAAATTAATAAAGCTAGTTTAGCAGATTTTCACGAGAACTTAAATCACGACGTATCGAATAATGCTTTACGTCACGCAGTTGCTGAAGTTGGAATTTACAAAGCAGCCCAAAACATCGAGGCTAAGAGTAAATTGAACCCAGCCTTTAATGTTGAGGTACCAACTGGCAAAGTAACTAACCAAAAGCGTTCTGGACGTTGTTGGCTTTTTTCAACACTAACTAACTTGAGAACTGAATTCGCCACTAGATATAATGTGAAGGACTTTGAATTGTCAGAAAACTATTTGTCATTCTATGATCGTTTGGAAAAGGCCAACTACTTTTTCCAAAATATCATTCAGACAGCAGATATGCCTTTGACAGACCGCAAAGTCAATTGGCTATTTGCTTCTCCAAGTGGAGATGGTGGTCAATGGCAATATGGTGCTAACTTGATCAAAAAGTACGGTGTGGTTCCAAGCTATGCAATGCCTGAAACTGTCGCATCTGAAAACACCAGTGAGTTCAACTCGACTTTGAATAACTTGCTTCGTAAAGATGGTATGGAGATCCGCCAGATGATCAAGGATAGTCAACCAACAGACGAACGCGTTCAAGAAATGCTGTCTGATGTTTATCGGATTTGCGTCTATTCATTCGGTCAACCACCAGTCGACTTCGAATTGTCGATCAAAGATGACAATGGCAAAATGATCGAAGACCCAAGCATAACGCCTAAGGACTTTTTCAAAAATTATTTTGCAATTGATTTAAATGACTATATCAGCGTTATGAATTCTCCACAAACGAGCAAGAAATATAATCAGTCATATACAATTGATACTCAAGGAAACATTGTTGGTGGAGAAGCTGAGAAGTTCTTTAACCTACCGATCGAACGTCTAAAAGAATTGACGATTCAACAATTAAAGGCTAACGATACTGTTTGGTTCGGCAATGATGTCGGCAAGCAATCAGAACGTAGCAAGGGCTTGTTGTTTGGTGACTTGTACCAGTACGATCAACTATTTGGTATCGATACTAAACTGGACAAGGGCGATGCCTTAGATACCAGAAATGCCTCTGTCTCACATGCGATGGTCTTTACTGGCGTCAACTTGATCAATGATGCACCAAATCGTTGGAAAGTTGAAAATTCATGGGGCGAAGCCAATGGAGACAAGGGTTACTTCACCATGGACGACAAGTGGTTTGATGAAAACGTCTATGAAGTAGTCATCAACAAGAAGTACTTAACATCTGACGAGCTGGCCGCATTTGACCAAGAACCAATAGTTTTACCAGCCTGGGATGCAATGGAATAA
- a CDS encoding type 1 glutamine amidotransferase yields the protein MSDTIKIAYLYEDLMNTYGDSGDVKILSFLLKEQGYDTQVDNVSLDDEFNAFDYDFLFFGGGQDFEQTVVAKDLIRHRETIKDYIEAGKPMLCICGGYQFLGKYYQTVGGETIKCLNILPFHTVFKADSRMIGDTEYETEWGTVRAFENHSGRTYFDDKNKLKPLGKMIEGYGNNPEDKAEGMRYKNTIGSYSHGPILKNENIARSIAQEIIKSHQEKMSKPK from the coding sequence ATGTCTGATACTATCAAAATCGCTTACTTATACGAAGATCTAATGAATACATACGGAGACAGTGGTGACGTCAAGATCCTCAGTTTCCTATTAAAAGAACAAGGCTACGATACTCAAGTAGATAACGTTAGTTTGGATGATGAATTCAATGCCTTTGATTACGACTTCTTATTCTTCGGCGGTGGTCAAGATTTCGAACAAACTGTCGTTGCTAAAGACTTGATCCGTCATCGTGAGACTATCAAGGATTACATCGAAGCTGGTAAGCCAATGCTTTGCATCTGCGGTGGCTATCAATTCTTGGGTAAATATTATCAAACAGTTGGTGGAGAAACCATCAAGTGTCTCAACATCTTACCTTTCCACACAGTCTTTAAAGCTGATAGTCGTATGATCGGCGATACTGAATACGAAACTGAATGGGGAACTGTTCGTGCATTTGAGAACCACAGTGGTAGAACTTATTTCGATGACAAGAATAAACTTAAACCACTTGGTAAGATGATCGAAGGATACGGAAATAACCCTGAAGACAAGGCTGAAGGTATGCGTTATAAGAATACTATTGGTTCATACTCACATGGTCCCATCTTAAAAAATGAAAACATTGCTCGCTCAATCGCTCAAGAAATTATCAAATCTCATCAAGAAAAAATGTCAAAACCTAAATAA
- a CDS encoding ECF transporter S component: MMRKKKAYRTAILGILMAIIFVQSMVPMLGFIPTGFVNITIIHITVIVAAIVLGPVDGGIVGLVWGIGTILRALTSPTSIIDTTVFTNPIVAILPRILVGLIAGWIYLWFKNHTEHKVLGMGLASAAGSITNTVLVLVLMRLMYASTLSQAYAAQTSALNTILLAIVGTNGVAELIAAIIIAPAIATAILKTNKFLD; this comes from the coding sequence ATCATGCGCAAGAAAAAAGCTTATCGGACTGCCATTTTAGGGATATTAATGGCAATCATTTTTGTACAATCGATGGTTCCAATGCTGGGATTTATTCCGACAGGATTCGTTAATATCACGATTATCCATATCACCGTTATAGTAGCGGCTATCGTCTTAGGCCCAGTGGATGGTGGAATCGTTGGACTAGTTTGGGGAATTGGGACGATTTTACGTGCTTTGACCAGTCCAACATCGATCATTGATACAACTGTGTTTACCAACCCCATCGTGGCTATTTTGCCACGGATCTTAGTAGGTCTGATTGCCGGTTGGATCTATCTGTGGTTCAAAAATCATACTGAGCATAAGGTATTAGGAATGGGATTAGCGTCAGCTGCTGGTTCCATTACCAATACAGTTTTAGTGCTTGTCTTGATGAGATTAATGTACGCTAGTACATTGTCGCAAGCATATGCGGCTCAAACATCAGCCTTAAATACGATTTTGTTAGCAATTGTCGGAACGAATGGTGTTGCAGAATTGATTGCTGCAATCATTATTGCACCAGCGATTGCTACTGCAATCTTGAAGACGAATAAGTTCTTGGATTAA
- the proC gene encoding pyrroline-5-carboxylate reductase, protein MVVGFIGAGSIGGAVITGLVRNGFDNDQIVVKGGKSNTAKDLQSQLGFQMVPKIKQMTEPEVIFIAVGITALDSVLSELQPIIEDKLIVTFTGGATIAQLKKKLGSDAKVATAIPNTPVKVGAGFTGISYSDNFELADKKKVSSVLGYTGQVVEVPEEQLSTIGTVAGCSPAFLDLFLEALSDAGVKHGLSRKLAYEAAIGMAIGASKLAKQSDLTVPELKDEVTSPGGSTIRGVAALEENGFRNAVIKAVDAAEGVD, encoded by the coding sequence ATGGTAGTTGGATTTATTGGTGCCGGAAGTATCGGAGGTGCCGTGATTACCGGATTGGTAAGAAACGGCTTTGACAATGATCAAATCGTTGTTAAGGGTGGTAAATCAAATACTGCAAAGGACCTTCAATCCCAATTGGGTTTTCAAATGGTTCCAAAGATCAAACAAATGACGGAACCAGAAGTGATTTTTATTGCAGTTGGAATTACCGCACTCGACAGCGTTTTGAGCGAGTTGCAACCGATCATCGAAGATAAACTTATCGTGACTTTCACAGGTGGAGCAACCATTGCTCAGTTGAAAAAGAAGTTAGGATCGGATGCAAAGGTTGCAACTGCTATCCCTAATACGCCAGTTAAAGTTGGTGCAGGGTTCACGGGGATTAGCTACTCTGATAATTTCGAATTAGCAGACAAGAAAAAGGTATCTTCCGTCTTAGGCTATACTGGTCAAGTGGTTGAGGTACCGGAAGAACAATTGAGTACGATCGGAACAGTCGCAGGCTGCAGTCCAGCCTTTCTAGACTTGTTCTTAGAGGCTTTAAGCGATGCAGGTGTAAAACATGGCCTGAGTCGCAAATTAGCCTATGAGGCAGCGATAGGGATGGCTATTGGTGCTAGTAAGTTAGCCAAGCAATCTGATTTAACAGTTCCAGAATTAAAAGATGAAGTTACTTCTCCAGGCGGTTCAACAATTCGTGGCGTTGCGGCCCTGGAAGAAAACGGATTCAGAAATGCTGTCATTAAAGCAGTTGACGCTGCCGAGGGTGTGGATTAA
- a CDS encoding DUF975 family protein codes for MQNYRSRAQLKQDAKDTLRGNWGKGILLYLITMLFGLFSGSIQFALNFNPYDFNHYNGAAGRSFIISTLIGLVFILITVSANYKALDWIRNPQLQFQPVQSNFDRFRNPDWWKILGMYIIMAVLTWLWSLLLLIPGIIKSFAYSQTYYIYKDLSDKGQADGYSLMDFITRSRKLMDGHKADYFVLQLSFIGWFILGSITLGIGFIWIIPYYNLTMANFYRDLAENNPQLV; via the coding sequence ATGCAAAATTATCGTAGTCGTGCGCAATTAAAGCAGGACGCCAAAGATACCTTACGTGGCAATTGGGGAAAAGGTATTCTACTTTACTTGATCACAATGCTTTTTGGATTGTTTTCGGGGTCGATCCAGTTCGCATTGAATTTTAATCCATATGATTTTAATCATTATAATGGGGCTGCTGGTCGTTCTTTCATCATCTCGACACTGATTGGATTGGTCTTCATTTTGATCACCGTCTCAGCTAACTACAAAGCTTTAGACTGGATCAGAAATCCACAGCTGCAATTCCAACCTGTTCAAAGTAACTTTGACAGATTTAGAAATCCTGACTGGTGGAAAATTTTAGGAATGTACATTATCATGGCGGTATTAACTTGGTTATGGTCATTGCTACTGCTCATTCCTGGGATCATCAAGTCATTTGCTTATTCGCAAACTTACTACATCTACAAAGATCTTTCAGATAAAGGCCAAGCAGATGGATATTCGCTAATGGACTTCATCACTAGAAGTCGTAAATTAATGGACGGACACAAGGCTGACTACTTCGTACTTCAACTAAGTTTTATCGGCTGGTTCATTTTGGGAAGTATCACATTAGGAATCGGATTCATTTGGATCATTCCTTACTACAACTTAACGATGGCAAACTTCTATCGTGACTTAGCAGAGAACAATCCTCAATTAGTTTAA
- a CDS encoding MerR family transcriptional regulator, with protein sequence MEYSIKELAELTGVSTRTLRYYDQIDLLKPFKKTESGYRVYSEAEVDKLQVILFYKSLAFELSEIKQLVTDPNFSVIDALKEQYQVLLAKQQDINDLLTTISVTIQDYQGGKTMNDQSKFEVFKKQQLQNNEEQYGQEIRQEYGDKVVDEANKQYSSMTSDQYQQMNELESDLIRNLKELKQTGGDINSSLAKQIFEEHQQWLQFSWPKYDKSMHRGLADMYLADERFGDYYNKKANEPVIQLLHDVIYNYTKQ encoded by the coding sequence ATGGAATATTCAATCAAAGAATTAGCTGAATTAACAGGCGTCAGTACTAGAACTTTGCGGTATTATGATCAAATCGATCTATTAAAGCCGTTTAAAAAAACTGAATCAGGCTATCGAGTGTATTCAGAAGCTGAAGTTGATAAATTGCAGGTCATCCTATTTTATAAGTCGTTAGCTTTCGAACTGAGTGAAATAAAACAGCTAGTAACTGACCCAAATTTTTCAGTGATCGATGCTCTTAAAGAACAATATCAAGTGCTCTTAGCAAAACAACAAGACATTAATGACCTTCTGACGACAATTAGTGTAACGATACAAGATTATCAAGGAGGAAAAACGATGAATGATCAATCTAAGTTTGAAGTATTTAAAAAACAACAGCTCCAGAATAACGAAGAACAGTATGGACAAGAGATCCGACAAGAATATGGAGATAAGGTAGTTGATGAAGCAAATAAACAATATTCATCAATGACTTCAGACCAATATCAACAAATGAATGAACTTGAATCTGATCTGATCAGGAATCTTAAAGAATTAAAACAGACTGGTGGCGATATTAATAGTTCGCTAGCTAAACAAATTTTTGAGGAGCACCAACAATGGCTACAATTTTCATGGCCTAAGTATGACAAATCCATGCATCGAGGTTTAGCGGATATGTATTTGGCCGATGAAAGATTTGGCGATTATTATAATAAGAAGGCAAATGAACCAGTTATCCAATTGCTACATGATGTAATATACAATTATACGAAGCAATAA
- the thiD gene encoding bifunctional hydroxymethylpyrimidine kinase/phosphomethylpyrimidine kinase: protein MLNEFTQVLTIAGSDSDGSAGAQADLKTFMSLGVYGMSVLTAAVAGNSYGIHDATVMSPEFILNQIKDIKDDFKVSAFKTGMLSDSATINTVADAIKDRPFGFFVLDPVIITKHGAMLLEQEAYQTLIDKLFPLADIITPNYYEAKKLSGMELDNREEIVEAAHKLQELGPKNIMIKGEHSDDSIDEVEDFVLLEDGQSFWISEPYVKTDHINGTGDTLSSAIVAEVAKGKDLESAIRIAKTYTYNAIKNVIDVGHKYGPINHFVKDDIE from the coding sequence ATTTTGAACGAATTTACTCAAGTATTAACAATTGCTGGATCAGACTCCGATGGTAGCGCTGGTGCACAAGCAGATCTCAAGACTTTTATGTCTCTTGGCGTTTATGGAATGTCAGTTTTGACCGCTGCCGTAGCAGGTAACTCATACGGAATTCATGATGCAACGGTTATGTCCCCAGAATTTATTCTTAATCAAATCAAGGATATCAAAGATGACTTTAAAGTATCAGCTTTTAAAACTGGTATGTTGTCAGATTCAGCAACTATTAACACTGTCGCTGATGCAATCAAAGACCGTCCATTCGGATTCTTCGTATTAGACCCCGTGATCATCACAAAACATGGAGCAATGCTTTTGGAACAAGAAGCTTACCAAACTTTGATCGATAAGTTGTTCCCACTTGCAGATATTATTACACCAAACTATTACGAAGCTAAAAAGTTATCTGGTATGGAATTGGATAATCGCGAGGAAATAGTTGAAGCTGCTCACAAGCTGCAAGAACTTGGACCTAAGAACATTATGATCAAAGGTGAACATAGCGACGATTCAATCGATGAAGTCGAAGACTTTGTTTTACTAGAAGATGGTCAGTCATTTTGGATCTCTGAACCTTACGTTAAAACAGATCACATTAATGGAACAGGCGATACGCTTTCTTCCGCAATTGTGGCAGAAGTTGCCAAAGGTAAAGATTTGGAATCGGCAATTCGCATTGCCAAGACTTATACGTATAACGCTATTAAAAACGTCATTGACGTTGGACACAAATATGGACCAATCAACCACTTTGTTAAAGACGATATAGAATAG